In the Candidatus Binatia bacterium genome, CAGGGTTGCACCGGGAAAAAAAGAGCCTTCGTTTGCTGCTTGCGCGGAGCTTATCCCTTGCCGCTGACCAGCTACCTGGTCGCCGTGGTCAGCATCTTTGTTCTGGAGCAAACTCATTGGCAATGCAGCCGGCGGCAAGCCCTACGTCCATCGGAACAACTGATGGGATCATTGATTTGTTTGCGGGGGCACACTCAGTTCGAAGTTGGAGGAGGTCAGCCATGTCCGATAGCAGCGCGGCAAGCGAAGGTTCGGTTCGTCTTTTCTTTGCGCGTTGGCGAGCGCAAATGTCGGCAACCGTGAGGAGCAAACGGGCACTGGTGCACTGCCTGGGTGTCGCATCGGTCCTCGCTGTCACCTGGCTCCCCAGCCTCGCGCTTCCCGTGGTCACGGTACAAGTGGGCAGAGCGTCCGGGTATCCCGCATGGACCGTGGACTTACCAACTTCCGTTTAATTGTGCGGCGGGGGACAGCGGTTACGTATGAAGTTAGACCTTCTTCCCTCGTCGTGTTAGGCGCTGTGTCTTTGAAACCCTCTCGAGGGCTGGGGGAAACAAAGAAGGAGTCGGTACTGAACCCACTCGTCAGGACCGGGGGCAATCAGCGGACGACTCGCCGTAGCCAGTGGCGACGCCGCGTTAGGTCCCGCTTGGCGGCATGGATGGCGTGGGCATTGACAGTTTTGAGCGTTCACCCGGCCCAAAGTTTGGCTGGCGAGGCGTGCGGTTATGTGGCCGTTCGCGGGACGATCACGGCGACCGATCTCCCCCAGGGCCGTTTCCGCTACCGGATGCCCGTCGTGGATGGTTGATTGAGAGCATAGCGGTTGCTGGAGACAGCAACCTCCTCTTTGCTGCCATCGGACCCTGCGTGGTGTTGGCGGCAGCGTTGGGAAGAGCCGGGGAGACAACGGACTCGAGCCTCGACCAAGTTGCCCCAGTGGTCCATACTCGGCGGGGAAAAGTCGTGGATTCGTTGCGGTCGGACTTTCGGGTGTGGGCGTATTCCCCGGCCAGAAATCTGCTTGCGCTCGAACCCGAGTTCGGTGTGAGTCTGTACGACCTAGCTTCGGGTAGGTTCGTTCCGGGAGTCTACCTCGAGGGAACGCCAACCATGTTATCGTTCTCGGAGGGTGGCAACGTTCTTTACGTGGTGCACTGGCGTTTTGTTCGTATTGACGACTTCCTGACCGTGAAGTCGAAGTTGAGCGCAGTTGACGTTGCATTGCGCGCGGTAACGGCTTCACTGGAGCTGCCTGGGCCTGGCTTCGCATGGTCCTTCGCAAAACCAGTTCGCAGCCAACGTGCGCTCCTTCACTTCCGTTTTTCGCGTCGGAATCGAACTTCTTCGTTTCGGTCTCACCGACTTCAGGGTAGTAGACGAGTTGCGCTTGCCACCTTCCGGCGTGGCTTCGCGCCCGTTGGCCTCCGCCCCAAACGGCGCGACGTTGTACTTCCCCATGGTTGCCGACGGTGAGTGCCGCGTAGCCGCCCTGGCAGTGGGCGAAGATCGGATCGTAGCGACGGCCCCCTGCATCGGTCTGATGGGCACGATCGCGGTCGAGCCTGAAGGCACGTGGGTGGTCGCCGCTAGCTATGCCGACCAATTGGGAACTCACTTGTTAACGGTGTGGGATGCTGAACTGACCACACAAATTGCATTGCGCCAGGTGCGAGGCGGGCTGTTCGTGCTTGTTCCAGGAGCGTGCCTGGATGTGGACCCATGCCCTGCCGATTGTAATGGCGACGGGGTCGTCTCCGTGAATGAAGTTGTTCGTGCGGTCAGAAGTGCTCTAGCCGGCACCGAGCCGCTCGACTGCTTCGCTGCCGATAGCACCGGCGACGACCGCGTCACCGTAGACGAGCGGGTGGCGGCAGTCGAGGACCTGCTGCAGGGATGCAACTAGGGCGGGCGCCCCCCCGCCGCACGACTGGCCACGGCAATCGGGGCGAGAGCGCGCGAGTGGTGTTTGCGAACGCCCAGGTTAGCGGAGGATTTCGCGGGCAATCGTTAGTATTTGCATTTCCGTCGTGCCACCGCCGAGCTCGATGAGCTTGGCGTCGCGTGCCAGCCGCTCCACAGTGTAGTCCTCGATGTACCCGTAGCCCCCAAGGATGTGGATTGCCTCGAAGGCAACGAAGGTCCCGACTTCAGCGCAGTACAGCTTGCCGGCGCAAATTTCCGCCAGCGACTCCGCCAGCGGTCGATCACTGTAGTAGTCCGCGTAGACGAAGCGGCGCGCATTGCTCAGGGCAACGTACATGCGGGCCAAACGCTGTTGCACGAGCTGAAAGTTGGCGATCGGCTGCCCGAACTGGTGGCGCTGTTTGGCATAGTCGCGAGCGATCTCGAAACAGCGCTCAGCAATACCGTAGGAGAGCGCTGCGAGCCCGAGCCGTTCTTGGGCAAGGCTGGACTTCACATGATCGCGCTGGCGCACTCCCCCGCCGAGCAGATGGGTTGCAGGAATCCTAACCTCGTCGAGGAACACCTCGCCGGTCGGCGATCCGTGCATCCCCATTTTTCGCATGGGCGCTCCGGTGGCTAGCCCGGGAGTACCCCGTTCCACGATGAAGGGCTGGATCGAGCCGTCCAGTGGTCCGCCTTGTACGCGGGCGTAGACCAAGAACAAGTCGGCGTAGGGGGCGTTGGTGATGAATGTCTTGCTGCCGGTGAGCACGTACGTGTCGCCATCGAAGCGAGCACGGGTGCGCATGCCGCCGAGGGCGTCACTCCCGGCCTGGGGTTCGGTCAGGCACCAGCAGCCGATCCGCTCACAGCGCAACACCGGTAAAGCAAATCGCTCTACTTGCTCCGGAGTTCCGCGTGCGGCCACATTTGCTCCAAAAAGGCCCACACTCGCGCCATAGCTCAGAGCAAATGAGGGGCTCACGCGGGCCATTTCTACCGAAAAGGTGATGCGCGCGAATTTGAGCACTCGCTCATCGAGCCCGAAATCATTGAGAGGACTGTGCTCCGTGGCGGTCGACTCCGCTCGCCGAGACAGGAAGGCATCCAGCCCGAGCTCGCGGTGCATCCTTCGCATGAACGGATAGGGCAACTCCTCCCCACGCTCCATCGGGGGTACGAGCGGTTCGAGATGTTGTAGAAAGTAGTCGCGGAAAGTATCGCGAATCATCCTTTCCGTGGTGCCAATGTTCCAGTCCATACGGTGCCCTCCGTGCACAATGCTCCGCGACAGTACCGGCGGAAAGGTTTGCGGCAAGAGGGGCGAGGGCAACGCTACCCGATTAGGAGTTCCCTTGCGCTGCCAGGACGCGCGGAATCACTTCAGCCGTGAACTGCCGAATCGTTTCGGATTCGAACGGAGGGAGGAAACTCACGATTACTTCGTTACAGCCGGCGCGCACAAACGGTAGGATTTGTTCGGCAATGTCCGCGGGGGAGCCCGCTAGAAGGTGGCGTGCCGTTCCGGCGTCCACCTGCGGCAGCATGCGCGCCCCGGTTCTTATCGCGGGACCCACGAGAGGCATGTTCGAGATGGTCACCAAGGCGAACATTTTCGAGAAACGCGTGGGGCAGTTGTGTCGTCCGATCCGTTGACATTCCTGACGGATGAGCTCCACGCGCTCGGCAAAACCTTGTGCATCGGTTTGCACAGGTGCGTTCCAGCCATCGGCGTAGCGAGCCACGAGCGGTACGATCCATTTTTTCCCTTGCCCGCCAACGATGATGGGGACGCGAGGAGACTGCACGCCGCGCGGAGCAAACGGTGCACGGTAGAGGGCGTAGTACTTTCCGCGAAAGGTGGGATGCTCTTCGCCCCAAAGCAGGTTGAGAACCTTGAGTGCCTCTTCCAAGCGCTCCGCTCGTTCCCGGTCGGAACCGAAGTGAAAACCGTACGCAAAGTGCTCCTGGCGGTACCAGCCGGCGCCGATGCCGAGGTCCAGACGGCCACGAGAAATTTCGTCGACCGTGGCGGCCATTTTCGCCAGCAAAGCAGGGTTGCGGTAGGTGTTGCCGGTAACCAGTACGCCGATGCGCACGCGCTCGGTCTGGGCAGCGAGTGCCGCCAGCAGCGTCCAGGCTTCGTACTGGTTGCGATCCGTGTCGCCGAATACCGGCATGAAGTGATCATTGAGCCACAAACTGTGCCACCCGAGTCGTTCCGCTTCACGCCAGGCACGCAAAATGTCCTCGTAGCGAGCACCATCCGTGGGCGTCATCAAACCGAAGCGGACCGATGGTTCGGGCTTTGGCACGGCCGGCGGTGCAGGTTTCCGGTCTGCGCAGCTCAGCACAGCAAGGGTACCGATTACGAGCAGCGCAACCCGTGTGCCCCGGAGACTTCCCTCGAGCATGCCACGCCCTCCTTTACCATTGCGATTGGCGTCGGGTGACATGCAACCGGACTGGGTCCGGCGCGTCAAGCGCTTCGTCTTGGAAGTCCACGCGCCCCCGAGGCAACGTCCGTCCCCACTACGACTGTGACTTTTGCGGTCGCGCAGCGCGGGCCTTTTGTTGCGCCCGTAAGCGGCGGCGAACCGAAGGGGCGAGGACCACACGATGCTGCCGGCCGACGACGCGGTGCTGGTTCGCCAGGCGTGCCAACCCCGTGGAACCAAAGCGCTCGCCTTTGAGCTGCAAGCGGCGAAGGCGGGCGCGAACGACATCGGCCTCGAGGCCGAGGACCGCGCAAATGTTTTCAAAGGAGAAGATCCACGAGCGATCGGTGAGGGCCATCCACTTTTCAGCCTCTCGCACGAGCCTTTGCGCGCGACGGTTGCGGGTGCCCGCGTGCTTAAGCACCGTGTACACCGCGTCCTCGAGGATTGCCAACATCAGCCGCTGCTCCGGCGATAAGATTCGCTCGGAGATGGGAGCGAAGTACTGCGACGGCAACAGGATCTCTTGCGTGATGAAACCTGCGGAAAGCCGTTCCGAAGCAGCGCGAGCTTCCGAACCCTCACGGACCCCATCCTCTTCCCAGCCCTGCACAGAGTTCAGCACTATGTTCGTCATGCGAAGAGCAAAGACGCAAAAACCGAAGATTTTATTTCGGTGCCAGTGCCCAGGGGGCCCGAGAAAAGAAAAGCGGCAGAGGGGGGGCTGCCCTCTGCCGCTTTTTGTCCGGCTTCTCAGGTGGGGATTATTGGAAGTTCAAGAAAATGGTGATCACCTGGCCCAGACGCGACAACTCTACGCCCACTGGCTGCAGACCGAGGAGCGACGGTAGCGGCAGGGAGCCGAGACCACCGGCGAGGGAAGGCAGGAACTGTTGCACCAATTGTGGAATGATCGATTGCAGGTCGTTCTCGCTCACGCCGATGGCATTCTGCAGCACGACCGTAGTCACGTCGCTCGGGTTGATGTTGCTGATGACGAAGCTGATCGAGTTGGTGGCGGCAACGTAGCTCAGTTGCAAGCCGGCTCGAGCGTCGACCGCGCCGCGCAGGTAGAGAGTGGAGAGGTCGCGCGACCAAATCGAGATCAGCAGGTGCGCAAGCTTGAGCTCCGCCAGGTCGCCCGGATTTGGCCCGAGGTTGCCGGTGAGCACCGGCGCAATGGTCGGCTCAATCCGGATGGTCAGTTGTGTGCCGGACGGCAAGTTGGCGAACTCCGGCAGGAAGAGGGCGAGTAAGTCGGAGGTGATATCCACTGCACCCGACCCGAGGTCGATTTGGGAAATGTCGATATTAAGGATCCCTTCCTCGGTGAGCGCCTTGAGCAACTGGTTCATTGCCGAG is a window encoding:
- a CDS encoding acyl-CoA dehydrogenase family protein, encoding MDWNIGTTERMIRDTFRDYFLQHLEPLVPPMERGEELPYPFMRRMHRELGLDAFLSRRAESTATEHSPLNDFGLDERVLKFARITFSVEMARVSPSFALSYGASVGLFGANVAARGTPEQVERFALPVLRCERIGCWCLTEPQAGSDALGGMRTRARFDGDTYVLTGSKTFITNAPYADLFLVYARVQGGPLDGSIQPFIVERGTPGLATGAPMRKMGMHGSPTGEVFLDEVRIPATHLLGGGVRQRDHVKSSLAQERLGLAALSYGIAERCFEIARDYAKQRHQFGQPIANFQLVQQRLARMYVALSNARRFVYADYYSDRPLAESLAEICAGKLYCAEVGTFVAFEAIHILGGYGYIEDYTVERLARDAKLIELGGGTTEMQILTIAREILR
- a CDS encoding lactonase family protein, with the translated sequence MRSFTSVFRVGIELLRFGLTDFRVVDELRLPPSGVASRPLASAPNGATLYFPMVADGECRVAALAVGEDRIVATAPCIGLMGTIAVEPEGTWVVAASYADQLGTHLLTVWDAELTTQIALRQVRGGLFVLVPGACLDVDPCPADCNGDGVVSVNEVVRAVRSALAGTEPLDCFAADSTGDDRVTVDERVAAVEDLLQGCN
- a CDS encoding TIGR03560 family F420-dependent LLM class oxidoreductase, producing the protein MLEGSLRGTRVALLVIGTLAVLSCADRKPAPPAVPKPEPSVRFGLMTPTDGARYEDILRAWREAERLGWHSLWLNDHFMPVFGDTDRNQYEAWTLLAALAAQTERVRIGVLVTGNTYRNPALLAKMAATVDEISRGRLDLGIGAGWYRQEHFAYGFHFGSDRERAERLEEALKVLNLLWGEEHPTFRGKYYALYRAPFAPRGVQSPRVPIIVGGQGKKWIVPLVARYADGWNAPVQTDAQGFAERVELIRQECQRIGRHNCPTRFSKMFALVTISNMPLVGPAIRTGARMLPQVDAGTARHLLAGSPADIAEQILPFVRAGCNEVIVSFLPPFESETIRQFTAEVIPRVLAAQGNS